Part of the Candidatus Binatia bacterium genome, CGTGTGTACCCAAAAGGTACCGTGGGTTCGAATCCCACCCTCTCCGTTGTCAGATCGGAGACCCGGAACGGGCCGTTCACGACGCCGCGTCGTCAACCCCGGTCCGAAGTCGATCTCGCCGCCGCGGCGCGGAGAGGCGCCGGCCGCGACGGAAAAGGAGAGATGGCCGCAAACGGCGCAAGACCTGGCACGAAATCCCAGGAGCCTGTCGGAGAAAGGCCCGCTGGTGCTTCGACAAGCTCAGCACGGGCGGGCTCTGCCTTGATTTCACAGCATTTTCCGCTCGCCCTGAGCCCGTCGAAGGGCGATGGGCCGCTTTCTCCGACAGGCTCCTAGTCCGCGCCCCCCCCACTCCTCGCCCCCCGGCTTTCCAACTTTCCGCCTCTACTGCCCGACCGCACTCTGGACGCACCGCACGCGACATGCCAACATCCGGAGTCGACAGAACCGACCACCAGTCGATGCAGGACGGGCAGGAGTGATAGCTAGGTCCCACGCAAGGGAGCGTCGCGAACCCCGTCAGGTCCGGAAGGAAGCAGCGGTACCGACTACCTTCCTGTGCCGTGGGGAAACCTAGCTATCACTGCTGCCCGTCGCCGGTCCCAATGAGCTACCTGGTCCTCGCCCGCAAGTGGCGACCGCAAACCTTCGAGGAAATCGTCGGGCAGGACCACGTCAGCCGCACCCTCGGCAACGCGATTCGCACCGGCCGCGTCGCGCACGCGTTCCTCTTCACGGGCGTGCGCGGGGTCGGCAAGACCACGGCCGCACGGATCCTCGCCAAGGCCCTCAACTGCACCCGCGGCCCCACGCCCACGCCCTGCAACGACTGCGTCAACTGCCGCGAAATCACGGCGGGCAACGCCGTCGACGTGCTTGAAATCGACGGCGCCTCCAACACCGGCGTCGACGACGTCCGCGAAATCATCGAAAACGTCCGCTACCAACCCGCCAAGAGCCGCTTCAAGATCTACATCATCGACGAAGTCCACATGCTCTCGACGAGCGCCTTCAACGCCCTGCTCAAGACCCTCGAAGAGCCCCCGCCGCACGTCAAGTTCATCTTCGCCACCACGGACCCGCACAAGGTACCGCACACCATTCATTCCCGCTGCCAGCGCTACGATTTCAAGCGCATTCCTTACCGGCTGATCGTCGAACGCCTCGCCGACATCGCCCGGCACGAGGACGTCACCGTCAGCGAAGCCGCCCTCTTCACCATCGCCCGCGAGGGCGAGGGCAGCATGCGCGACGCCCAGTCGCTGTTCGATCAGGTGATCGCCTACGCCGGAAATACCGTCGGCGACGCCGACATCGGCGCCGCTCTCGGCGTCGCCGACCGCAAGCTGTTGCTGAATACTGCCGACGCGCTGCTCACCCACGACGCCGGCGCGGCGCTCGCCCGCCTCGACGAGCTGCACAGCTTCGGACACGACCTGCGCCGCTTCACCCGCGAGCTTCTCGAACACTTCCGCAATCTGGCGATCGCCCGCCTGGTCCCCGACGAGAGCCTGCTCGCCGACCTCTCCGAAGATGAACGCGCCGAAACTCTGCGCCAGTCGCAACTCGCCTCGTCCGCGGACCTCGACCGCGCCTTTCGCGTGCTCATGACCGCCGAGACCGAAGTGGCCCGCGTTCCCTATCCGAAGCTGGTCCTCGAAATGACCCTCATCAAGCTCGCGACCATGGCACCGATCGTTCCGCTCGACACTCTCATCGAACGTCTCGACGAGATCGAACGGCGGCTGCTGACACCGTCCACCGCTGGAACCCCGCCACGCCGCACCGGCGACGCACCCGCCCCGGCAAAAACGTCGCACCGCGAGAGCGCACCGGCGACCGGAACGACTCGACCGGCCGGCTCTTCCTCCACCGCCACAGCCGCTCGACCGGCACCGGCGGCACCCGCCACCGGCGATGACAGCACAATCGAGTCCGCCGCCCCCGATGCACAGCCCGCTCGGGAGACGCCCGGCCGGAGCTGGGAGGACTTCCTCGCCACGGTCGCAAAAGAGAAGGTCACCTTGCTGCCCTATCTCCTCAAGAGCGCACCGCCCAACCTCGAAGGACCGGAGCTGGCGCTCAGCGTGCCCTCCGGTTACTACTACGACTATCTGGCACAACGGGATCACGCGCAGATCGTCGAGGACCTCGCCCGACGCTTCTTCGGGCGATCCTATCGAGTCTCGGTCCGGACATCGGAAGCGGCACCCGCCGCGCCAGCCTCGGGGACGGCGCCAACTGCCGCCGACCTGCACGCGGCGGCCATGGATCATCCGGCCGTCCGCGCCGCGGTGGAGATCCTCGGCGGCGAGGTCCACGAGATCAAACCCCGCGGCCGGCGCGACAGAGGTGGCGAATGAGTAAGGGATTCAATCCGCTCGGCAATATCGTGAAGCAGGCGCAGGAGCTGCAAGAGCGCCTGGGCAAGATTCAAGAGGAAGCCGCCGCCCGCACCGTCGAAGCCTCGGCCGGCGGCGGCATGGTGACCGCCGTGGTCACCGGCAAGCTCGAAGTTGTCGCCTTGCGCATCGACCCGTCGGTCCTCGATACCCGCGACCTCGACATGCTCCAGGATCTCGTCGTCGCCGCCGTGAATCAGGGCCTTCGCAAAGCCCAGGAGATGATGGCCGAAGAGATGCGCAAAGTAACCGGCGGCCTCAACCTGCCCGGCCTCGGCATGTGAACGGAGCGAGCCGCCGTGGAAAGTGGAAAGCCCGGCGCGGCCACCTTTCGCAACCCCCGCCCCGCACCCCGATCGCCTGACCGCGCACTACCCAAACATTCCGCCCCATGTCAGCCCTGCCGCCTCCCCTCACTCGCCTGATCGAGGCTCTCGTCAAACTGCCCGGCGTCGGCGAAAAGACCGCTACCCGGCTCGCCTTCCATCTGCTCAAGGCCGACCGGCGCGACGCCGAGCAACTGGCCGCGGCGCTCCGCACGCTCCACGACGAGACGCGTCTTTGCTCCGTCTGCCAGGCCCTCACCACCGATGACCCGTGCCGGCTCTGCGCCGATCCCGCGCGCGACGCCCCGACGATCTGCGTCGTCGAACGCCCCGCGGACGTCATCGCCCTGGAACGCCCCGGCACCTTCAAGGGCCGCTACCACGTCCTGCACGGCTGCCTCGCGCCGCTCGATGGGGTCGGCCCCGAACAGCTTCGTATCGCGGAACTGCTCCGCCGCCTCGCCGACGGGCGCGTCGCCGAAGTCATCATCGCCACCAACCCCACCGTCGAAGGCGAAGCCACGGCGATATACCTCGCCCGCCTCGTCAAGCCGCTCGGTGTCCGGGTGACGCGCATCGCCCACGGACTGCCGATGGGCGCCGACGTCGAGTACGCCGACAGCGCCACCCTGGGCCACGCCCTCGACGGACGCCGAGAGATGTAGGTCGACGCCGCCCGAGCGTACATCGCAACCATGCGCCTCCGCATCGATTACGGCCGCACCGGACTCGACGTCGAACTGCCCGACGATCGACCCGTGGCGGTGATCGAGCCGGCCGACGCCGCGCCACTCCCCGACCCCCACGCCGCGATTGCAAAGGCGCTGGCCGAACCCATCGGCTGCGCCCCGCTTGCCGAGGTCGTCCTCGTCAGCGACGGCGTGCCGGCGGCACAGGTCCCTGCCCTCCTTGCCACGCCGGCCCCCAGCGTCGAGGCGGCGCTCGAACGCGCTTCCGCTTTCCACGGCGACGGCGCCCGCGTCGCCGTGCTGCCGCACGGCCCCTACGCAATTCCAACCGTGCGCGGCCGCAAGCTCACCCTCGCCCGCGCCTGGATGGAAGACGGCGCACCGCGGTAAACGAAACCCGGAGCTCGACCGACGACGGGCAACCCGCACTGCCTCCGTCCGTCATTCGCCGTCCTGCAGCGCAGCGACGATTTCGATCCGCGCCGCGGCCGTGTCCTCGGTCGCGTAGGCGCGCTCCAGGGCGGCGCGAGCGGCCGGGCCGCCGAGGCGCCCAAGCGCCCACGCCGCATGCGCACGGACGCTCCACGCCGGGTCGCGGTGGAGCGCCTTCGCCAGGACGGGCAGCGCCGCCGGGTTGCCGCTGTTGCCGAGGCCGATCGCCGCATTGCGCGCCATGCTGGCCCGGCCCGTTCGCCGCACCGCCGTACCCCGATAGCGCCGGCGAAAGCCTTCTTCATCGAGCGCCAGCAACTCCGGCAAGCGGGGCCACAGCGCGTCCGCCAGATCGGCGCCGCCATCGTCGACCGGATCGTCGTTCCACGGGCACACGATCTGGCAATCGTCGCAACCGAATACCCAGTTGCCGAACCGGCGCCGCAAGTCGCGCGGCACCGAGCCCCGGTGCTCGATGGTCCAGTAGGATATGCAGCGTCGCGCATCGAGAACGTAGCCCGGCTGCAAAGCCCCGGTGGGGCACGCGTCCAGACAGCGCTGGCACGTGCCGCAGCGGTCCGGATGCGGCACGTCGGGTTCGAGTTCGAGGGTCGTCAGCACCTCCCCGAGCAGCAGCCACGAACCCGCACGCGCGTTGAGCAAGTTGGTGTTCTTACCGAACCAGCCGAGGCCCGCCCCGACGGCCCACTCGCGTTCGAGCACGGGTCCGGTATCGACGTAAGCGCGGAAACCGGCCTCCGGACGTATGCGGCGCAAGGCCGCGACGAGCTGGCGCAGCCTCTCCCCAACCGTGTCGTGGTAGTCGGGACCTGCGGCGTAGGCTGCCATGCGGCCGCGCGGCTCGCCGCGCCAGTCGCGAGGGGATGCAGTCGGCGACCGGTAGCGCATGCCGACGCTGACGGCACTGCGCGCGCCGGGAAGGATCGCCTCGGGGTCCAGCCGCTTTGCCAGGCCGCGGCCGATGTACTCCATGCCGGCGGCATTGCCCGCCGCCAGCCAGTCACGAACGAACGCCCCGTGCGGCGGCGCACCCAGCCGCGCCAGGCCGCAGATGTCGAAACCGACTCGATCGGCCGCTTCCCGCACCGCCGTCTCGAGCCGCTCCATCACGCCACTCCCGTCGGGCCGCCGCGCCGCACGTTCTTGCGGCACCGGAACGACTCGTTTACTGTCGCGCGCTGCACACCGTATCGCCTCTGGAGGAAATCATGGCACCCCCGCTGCGTAACCTGAAGATGCTCGACCTGTCCCGCCAGCTCCCGGGGCCGTTCTGCTCGCTCATGCTTGCCGATCTCGGCGTCGACGTCCTCGTGGTCTCGTCCCCGACCGACGTCATGGGAATCGGCCTGCCGCTCGTGCAACGCAACAAGCGCAGCCTCACCCTCAACCTCAAGCATCCCGAAGGCAAGGCCCTCTTCTACCGGTTGGCCGAGGACGCCGACATCGTCCTCGAAGGCTTTCGACCGGGGGTCACGGCGCGCCTCGGGATCGATTACGAGACGCTGGCCCAGCGCAACTCGCGCCTCGTGTACTGTTCGATCTCTGGCTACGGGCAGTACGGTCCGTATCGCGACAAGGTCGGACACGACGTCAATTACCTCGGTTACGCCGGGGTTCTCGGAGCGGCGGGAACCGCCGGCGGGCCGCCGGCGATCCTGCCCGTCCAGGTCGCCGATATTGGCGGCGGCGCGTTGATGGGCGCCGTCGGCATCCTCGCCGCCCTCATGGCGCGCGAGCACACCGGGCGCGGTCAGTTCATCGATATCTCGATGATGGACGGCAGCGTGCTGTGGAACGTGTTTCACATCCTCCTCTATCTCGTGAGCAGCCAGACGCCCGAACGCGGCAAGACGCGCCTTACCGGGCACCACCCCTGCTACGCGATTTACGAGACCGCGGACGGCAAGTACGTCACCGTCGGCGCTCTGGAGGAGCACTTCTGGCGCAATCTGTGCGTACAGCTTGGCGTCGAGGAGTTCATCCCCGATCAGTACGCCGAAGGTGCGCGACGCGACGAGATGTTCCGTGTCATTCGCGACCGCTTCCGGCAGAAGACTCAGGCGCAGTGGCTGGCGCAGCTCGAGCACGTCGATATTTGCTTCGGCCCGGTCAACAGCGTGGCCGAGGCCTTCGACGACCCTCAGGTCAAAGCCCGCGGTCTGTTTCGCGACCTTGACGGCCTCCGCCTCATTGCCTCGCCTCTCAAGTTGTCGGCTACCCCGCCGCAAGAGCCGACCCCGCCGCCGGATTTCGGACAGCATACCGACGAGGTGCTGCGCGACCTCGGCCTGTCGGCGGAGCGAATCGCCGCGCTCCGCGACGCCGGAGTGGTGTAGCGAGGGCCGGCCGGTGGACTTCGGTTTCAGCGAAGCCGAGGACGCGCTGCGGGAATCGGCGCGTAAGTTCCTCGCCTCGAAGTGTCCGATGACGTACGTGCGCGCCATGCTCGAAGACGACACCGGGTACGCCGAGGAGCAGTGGCGGAAGCTGGCCGAACTCGGCTGGCTGGGTTTGATTTTCCCCGAGGAGTTCGGCGGCGCCGGGCTCGGCATGGTGGAGCTGGTCGTGCTGCTGGAAGAAATGGGCCGCGTGGTCATGCCGGGCCCGTTCTTCTCCACCGTCGTTCTGGGCGGGGTCGCTCTCGCCCTGGGAGGGTCGAAGGCGCAGCGAACCCGCTACCTCGACCCGCTCGCACGAGGGGCTCTCAAAGCGACCCTGGCGCAGGTCGAAGACAGCGGCCGGTGGGACGCCGAAGGTATTCGCATGCCGGCACTGAAAACTTCTGGCGGCTTTACTCTGTCGGGGAGCAAGCTGTTCGTGCCCGATGCGCACGTGGCGGACTTGCTCGTTGTCGCGGCGCGCACGAGCGGCAAGGGGGAGCGTGGGGTTACCCTCTTCCTGGTCGAGCGCAACCGACCCGGGGTCGGCGTTCGGCTACTGAAGACCATCGACCAGACCCGCAAGCTCTGCGAGGTCACGTTGACGGACGTCGAGGTGCCGGTGGAAGCCGTCCTCGGCCGCGTCGGGCGGGGATGGCCACTCCTCGACCGGGTCGTCGATCGCGCCCGGGTGGCACTGTGCGCGGAGACGTGCGGCGGTACGCAGAAGGTACTCGAGATGAGTGTCGACTACGCCAGAGTGCGCGAGCAATTCGGGCGGCCGATCGGCAGTTTTCAGGCTATACAGCACAAGTGCGCCAACATGATGGTGCAGGTGGAGAGTGCAAAGTCGGCGACTTATTACGCCGCCTGGGCCGTGGCTAACGACGTCAGCGAAGCGCACCTCGCCGCCTGCATGGCCAAGGCCTACTGCGCCGACGCCGGCCGCGTCGTGACCGCCGAGGGCATTCAGATCCACGGTGGGATCGGCTTCACCTGGGAACACGACCTGCACCTGTACTTCAAACGCGCCAGGGCCTCTGAGGCCGCTTACGGCGACGCCACGTGGCACCGCGAGCTGGTCGCACGGGAAACGCTGGGAAAGCCGTGAAGGCCTGGGGGGCCTGCGGGCTTGGGGGATTGGGGGACATCCCATTCACGCCCTCAAGCCCTCATCCCCTCAAGCCCTCATCCCCTCACGCCCTCAAGCCTTCCCGCCCCCCACCTCGACCACTGCGGCCACCGGGTGCTTCCGGCGGCCGCAGAGCTGAATGATCCAGGCCATCGGATACTTGCGGCGGACGAGCTTCAGCACGCGCGCAATCTCGGTCGGGTCCTCGATGGGTGTGGCGCGCGCGGGTTGCGGGCCGTCGCCGAAGTCGACTTCCACCGTGGGCGTCTTGCGGAGGTTCTTGTACCAGTCCGCGCTCGCTCCACGCACGTGCTGCACATAAAACCGGCTGGCGTCCGCCACGACGAACCATACCGTCACGGTGTGGCGCTTGCCGCTCTTGCGGCCGACGGTCGTGAGCCGCACCGTCGACCGCCGCCGGTGGGCGCCGAGATCGACGCTCACCGCGGCACCACCCATACTGCCGTCTGCCGCAGATCCCCGCGCACCGCTTACTCCCGAAACGCCGCCACAACCGCACGCCAACGCGCCGCATCGCCGGCATGGAACGGGAAGTAGAACGATACGCGGTCCAGATAACCCGTGTAGCGGCGCTTGATCAGCGCCGGGATATCCTCGCTGGCGCCGGTAACCGCAAAGACGTCCAGCATTTCGTCGGAGATCTCGTCGGCCATCGCGGTCCACTCCCCGCGTTTCGAGAGTTCCGTCAGACGCCGGGCGACGTCGCCCCAGCCATGGAGTTCGAGCACCCCCGCGTACGCCGGCGTCGAGGCGTAGAAGGCGATCTGCTGGCGAACGGGGCCCCTGGCCGCCTCGATTTCTTCGCGCGTGTTGCCGGCAACGACGAATATACTCGACGCCAGTTCGATGTCGCCGCGGGCGCGACCGCCTCTGGCCAGCCCCTTCTCGATGTTCGGCAGCGTCACCGCCTCCAGATACGCGATGGAATGCAACGGGTGGACATGGAATCCGTCGCACAGCTCGCCCGCAAGGCGGCACATGTATTCGTTCACACCGGCGATGTAGATGCGCGGGTAGGGCACCGACAGCGGCCCGGGATTGAAGAACGGCGTCATCAGCGTGAAGGTGTAGAACTGGCCCTGGAAGTTCGGCCGGGTCCCGTGCTGCCAGCAGTCCCAGGCCGCACGGATCATCAGCAGCATCTCCCGCAGCTTCGGACCCGGCTGCTCCCACTTGACGCCGAAGCGGCGCTCGTTGTGGCCCTTGACCTGCGTACCGAGGCCGAGGACGAAGCGGCCGTTCGACAGCGCCTGCAGGTCCCATGCGATCTGCGCCAGCACCATCGGGCTGCGCGGGAATGCCACCGCGATGGCGGTACCGAGTTCGATCCGTTGCGTATGCTCGGCCGCGAGCACGAGCGGAAAGAAAGGGTCGTGCGCCGTCTCGGCCGTCCACAAACCATCGAATCCAACGGCCTCGGCGGCCTGCGCCGCGGTGGCAGCGTCCCTGAGCGTTCCCGGCATCAATCCCGTATCGATCTTCATCGCACCCTCGCCCGAACCGGAGTGTAGGCGCAGACGCTATCCGAAAGGCACCGCGGACACCACCAACCCCACGGCGAAAACGGCAGGCAGCTCTTGTTCAGCCTGCCCCCGCCTCCCCAAGCCCCCGGGCCCTCAAGCCCTCGCGCCCTCGCGCCCTCCAAGCGCCGTGGGCGCGTCGTAAGATCGGACGGCAAGTGCGGGCGTATTTCATTGCTCGGGCCGCCCCCCCGCGCTATGAACAGGGCGTGGCGCCGATGACCGATCCGCAGCGGTGGGACAACGACCCGGGACGCCGGGCGAACGCTTCGCACACCCCGGTGCGCCCGGCGCGGCAGGGCAACGGGTACAATTTCCAGAACATGGTCGGTGCCAGCTTACGCCACGCCCGCCGCGTCATTGTGCTCGTCGTCGGACTCACGGTGCTCGCTCTGGGCACGGCGCTGATCGTGCTTCCAGGCCCGGCGTTTGTCGTGATTCCGGTCGGGCTTGCCATTCTCGCCACCGAGTTCGAGTGGGCACGACGGTGGCTGCACCACATCAAGGCCGGGGCGCGGACGCTGGTCGATCGCAACCGGCACCCGCTGCGCAACTGGCGCCGCTGGTTCCGCGTCTCGCGGTAATCCTCCGCACGCGGGCTCTCCTGCGCGTCGCGCACATGGGCTGGTTCGGCACCGCATCTGCTGGCGCCGCCGAGGCGACCTCTCCTCCGTACTCGTACTCGTTCACGTACTCGTACTCGTTCACGTACTCGTACACGGCCACTTACTCGTGAACCTCCAACCGCTCGCGGTCCAACTTCATCGCTGCGTGCCCTCAGTCCGTGTACGAGTACGTGTACCGCTTCGCTGAGTACGTGTACGGAGTGGGAGCCGAACTACGATTCACAACGCGCGCGGAGCGCACGTTCCACCTTGGATTCAACGCGCGCGGAGCGCACGTTCCACCTTGGGGACGGTCATTGCAGGGGCACGGCGTCGATGCAGCGCTTGAACTCGCGATGCCAGTTGACGACCGTGCCTGCCTGTTTCAAGTAGGAATCGAGTCCCATCAGGGCGCGCACCAGGAAGACCCGGTGGCCCGGAGCCTTGAACACGCGGTTTTCGAAACCGATGGCGGCCACCTCCATGCCCTTCTCCACCGAGTTATATTTGCGCGGGTCGTAAGAACGGTCGCGCAATACCGGCTCGAAGATCACGTTCATGATCTTCACCAGGGGCTTGGGATCGTCGCCGGCATCCATGAATCCGAGCGCCACGAAACTCTCGGCCATCGCCGCCTCGTCGCGACCGATGGTCGCATGGGCCAGACGGTGATACGCCCGGCGGATCGGTTCCGGGAAGACGCGGATCGATCCGAAGTCCAGAATCGCCAGCTTCGGATGGTAGGTCACGAGATAATTGCCCGGGTGCGGATCGGTGTGCAGAACCCCGAACTCGAAGACCTGCCGCCACACCACCCTGAAGTACTTGAGAGCCACCCAATCCTTCGTCGCCTGCTCGACGCCCGGAGCGAGAATGTCCTTGAGCGGATACCCCTCGACCAGGCCCATGGTGAGCACGCGTCGCGAGGACAGCGAAGGATAGACCGCGGGAATGACGACCTCGTCGTCGGCGGCGAACATCTTCTGAAAGCGCTGGATGTTGCGCGCCTCGTTGACGTAATCGAGTTCTTCGTGCAGGCGCTCCTCGAGTTCTCGGGCGACGTCGGACTGGTCGATCTTCTGGCGCATGACGTCGCGTCCGATCATCGTGAACGTGTGCAGCAGGGCCTTCATGTTCTGGAGATCCTGCCGCACCGTCTCCTCGACCCCCGGGTACTGCACCTTCACGACCACGGTCGAACCGTCCTTCAGCCGTGCCCTGTGCACCTGGCCGAGCGACGCCGCCGCGAACGCCTCTTCCTCGAATTCCGCAAACAGCCGTTCGGGCGGCGAACCGAGCTCGCGCACGATTTGTTTACGGATCAGCGGGTAATCCATCGGCGGCACCGACGACTGCACCACGGACAATACGCTCAGGGCTTCCGCGGGCAGGATGTCGTCGCGCATCGACAGCATCTGCACAAGCTTCATGAACGCGCCGCGCAACTCCTTCGAGCGTTCGACGATCTTGATCGCACTCTTGATGTGGGTGTCGAGCAGCGCCTGCTGGCGCTGGTCGCTCGACCGGAACGGCCACCGCACCGCCTGCCACACGTAACTCGACCCCACCGAGGTGGCGAGGCCGCCAACGGAAAGCACGCGTTTGGCTCGCCCCTGCGTAATGCGCGTGCGGGGCCTGGCAGCGTCCGAGGTCTTCGGCATGCGGACCGATTCTAGCGACAATCGCAGCTTTCGGAAGCCGCCGGCCCAAATCAGCGCCCGGTACTCTTCGCCGCGCGAGCCCTGGCTCGCTTGCCTCTGGCCCGCGACCCGCCGCTTCGCGCTCTCGGCTCGAGTTTCGGGCCTGCGGGCTTGCGGCTTCGGACCTTCGACTTCGGACCGGGAGCCGCGGACTTCGGACCGGCAGCCTTCGACCTGACGGCTTGAACCCGCGCTCCGCGCTGTTCCGCCGCGCCGCTCTCCCGGGCGCGGCGCGCCGCCACCCAGCCGGCGCGATGCACCTGCTCGCGGCTGTTGAACACCAGCGCTCCCGCCGGGACGTCACGCCGCACGGTGGTCGCCGTGGCAATGTAGACGTCGTCGCCGATCGTCACCGGTGCAACCAGTTGCGAATCGCTACCCACCTGGACCCGATCGCCGACGACCGTCTGGTGTTTGCGAAAGCCGTCGTAGTTGCACGTGATCGTCCCGGCGCCGACATTGACGTCACGCCCCACGCGCACGTCGCCGAGGTAAGCAAGGTGGTTGGCCTTGGTTCCGGGACCGAGCACGGCGTTCTTCGTTTCGACGAAGTCGCCGATGTGAACCCCGACGCCGAGGTGGGTTCCCGGCCGCAGATGCGCAAACGGCCCGACGGCAACGTTATCCTCGACTCGCACCTCGGTCATGACGACGCCGAACTTGACGTGCACGTCGTTGCCGAGGGTGGCGTCGACGAGAAACGCGCTGCCGTCGAGGCGGCAGTTCTCGCCGATCGCAGTCGCTCCTCGTAAGGTCACGTTCGGTCCGATCACCGTGTCGCGTCCAATGCGCACTTCGGGCCCGATGTAGGCCGTGGCTGGATCTTCGATAGTCACCCCGGCATCCATCCACCGGCTGGTAATTCGCGCCCGCAGTTCGCCTTCGCGCGCCGCCAGATCGCCGCGCGAGCTGATCTGAATGCCCTCGTCGCCCAGCGCCGCCGCACTGGCGATCGTTAGACCCTGGGCCCGGGCGAGGGCCACTATGTCGGTGAGGTACAGCTCGGCCTGGGCGTTGGTCGGTTCGAGGCCGGCCAGGGCATCGAACAGGAAGGACGAGGCGGCGCAGTACACACCGACATTGATTTCGCGGATTGCCCGCTCCGCGGGGGTCGCATCGCGCTCTTCGACAATCCTGACGACAGCTCCGTGTTCGTCGCGCACGACGCGGCCGAAGCCATGCGGATCGTCGACCGTAGCGGTGAGCAGCGACACCGGCGCGTTGGCGGCGCGGTGCGCGGCAACCAGATCTCGCAGACTCTCCGGCCGGAGAAAGGGCAGATCGCCGTTGACCAGCAACAGGTCGCCGTCGAAGTCGCCGAGCACACT contains:
- a CDS encoding AarF/ABC1/UbiB kinase family protein produces the protein MPKTSDAARPRTRITQGRAKRVLSVGGLATSVGSSYVWQAVRWPFRSSDQRQQALLDTHIKSAIKIVERSKELRGAFMKLVQMLSMRDDILPAEALSVLSVVQSSVPPMDYPLIRKQIVRELGSPPERLFAEFEEEAFAAASLGQVHRARLKDGSTVVVKVQYPGVEETVRQDLQNMKALLHTFTMIGRDVMRQKIDQSDVARELEERLHEELDYVNEARNIQRFQKMFAADDEVVIPAVYPSLSSRRVLTMGLVEGYPLKDILAPGVEQATKDWVALKYFRVVWRQVFEFGVLHTDPHPGNYLVTYHPKLAILDFGSIRVFPEPIRRAYHRLAHATIGRDEAAMAESFVALGFMDAGDDPKPLVKIMNVIFEPVLRDRSYDPRKYNSVEKGMEVAAIGFENRVFKAPGHRVFLVRALMGLDSYLKQAGTVVNWHREFKRCIDAVPLQ
- the glmU gene encoding bifunctional UDP-N-acetylglucosamine diphosphorylase/glucosamine-1-phosphate N-acetyltransferase GlmU, yielding MTGAIVLAAGLGTRMKSGIAKVLHHLGGRPLIAYPLSALRGIGVDPIVVVVGYQAEAVRAACLSYGVRFAVQAEQRGTGDATVAARSVLGDFDGDLLLVNGDLPFLRPESLRDLVAAHRAANAPVSLLTATVDDPHGFGRVVRDEHGAVVRIVEERDATPAERAIREINVGVYCAASSFLFDALAGLEPTNAQAELYLTDIVALARAQGLTIASAAALGDEGIQISSRGDLAAREGELRARITSRWMDAGVTIEDPATAYIGPEVRIGRDTVIGPNVTLRGATAIGENCRLDGSAFLVDATLGNDVHVKFGVVMTEVRVEDNVAVGPFAHLRPGTHLGVGVHIGDFVETKNAVLGPGTKANHLAYLGDVRVGRDVNVGAGTITCNYDGFRKHQTVVGDRVQVGSDSQLVAPVTIGDDVYIATATTVRRDVPAGALVFNSREQVHRAGWVAARRARESGAAEQRGARVQAVRSKAAGPKSAAPGPKSKVRSRKPAGPKLEPRARSGGSRARGKRARARAAKSTGR